A genome region from Panicum virgatum strain AP13 chromosome 4K, P.virgatum_v5, whole genome shotgun sequence includes the following:
- the LOC120704749 gene encoding spermine synthase-like — MEAGDAGNGSAAAAQIKGSGDDASCKPLPPCCVKAKAGVPEAEAKCHDTVVSGWFTEPRSRFGKTSKVQYYNNPMWPGEAHSLKVEKILYQGKSPYQEILVFESSTYGNVLVLDGIVQLTDKDECAYQEMVTHLPLCSIPSPKNVLVVGGGDGGVLREIARHDSVETIDICEIDQLVIDVCKEFFPNLSMGFKDPRVRLHVGDAVDFLRDSPEGKYDAIIVDSSDPIGPAQALVEKPFIQTIARALKAGGVLCNLAESMWLHTHLIQDMLSICRQTFKGGVHYAWTSVPTYPSGVIGFLLCAKEGPPVNFLTPVNPIEKIQGATKAGKELRFYNSEIHRAAFVLPTFVRRELESYDTSSTSTEKENPKESVSKSQKIKILPNNSILTAS, encoded by the exons ATGGAGGCTGGAGACGCAGGAAACGGTTCTGCAGCAGCGGCACAGATAAAGGGAAGTGGGGATGATGCCTCCTGCAAACCGCTGCCTCCTTGCTGCGTCAAGGCCAAGGCAGGCGTGCCTGAAGCTGAGGCCAAGTGCCATGATACCGTTGTTTCGGGCTGGTTCACTGAACCCCGGTCACGCTTCG GTAAAACAAGCAAAGTGCAGTACTACAACAACCCTATGTGGCCTG GAGAGGCTCATTCACTGAAAGTGGAGAAGATTTTGTACCAAGGGAAATCGCCCTACCAAGAGATTTTAGTTTTTGAG TCTTCAACCTATGGAAACGTTCTTGTGCTTGATGGTATAGTTCAGTTGACTGACAAGGATGAATGCGCATACCAGGAAATGGTTACTCACCTTCCACTgtgctcaattccatcaccaaaAAAT GTTTTGGTTGTTGGAGGTGGTGATGGTGGTGTACTGCGGGAAATAGCCAGACATGATTCAGTGGAGACTATTGATATATGTGAGATTGATCAGCTTGTTATTGAT GTTTGCAAAGAATTCTTTCCAAACTTATCCATGGGGTTTAAAGATCCTCGTGTCCGACTTCATGTCGGTGATG CTGTTGATTTCTTGAGGGATTCTCCTGAAGGGAAATATGATGCTATTATTGTTGATTCATCAGATCCAATTG GGCCAGCTCAGGCACTTGTGGAGAAACCATTTATTCAGACAATTGCTAGAGCTTTAAAGGCCGGTGGTGTTCTTTGTAATCTTGCTGAGAGCATGTGGCTGCACACACATCTAATCCAGGATATGCTCTCTATATGTCGTCAGACATTCAAAGGTGGTGTGCACTATGCCTGGACAAGCGTTCCAACATACCCCAG TGGTGTCATTGGATTTTTGCTATGTGCTAAAGAAGGTCCGCCAGTGAACTTCTTAACTCCTGTGAACCCAATTGAGAAAATACAAGGAGCTACAAAAGCTGGAAAGGAACTCAGATTTTACAATTCAGAG ATTCATAGGGCTGCTTTTGTTCTGCCAACATTTGTAAGAAGAGAACTGGAATCATATGATACTAGTAGTACTTCTACTGAAAAG GAGAACCCAAAAGAATCAGTTTCAAAATCGCAGAAGATAAAGATTTTGCCGAACAATTCCATTCTTACAGCTTCCTAA
- the LOC120704746 gene encoding putative E3 ubiquitin-protein ligase UBR7 → MADTARDGGDAFADEAEPTVTIDEYIEGIEAEELEADLVLGGDDGKECTYAGGYLKRQAVFSCLTCVPDGVAGVCTACSLACHDGHEIVELWTKRKFRCDCGNSKFGGHLCKLCPEKDSENPENCYNHNFKGSYCTCGRPYPDPEAKEQVEMIQCCICEDWFHEDHIGLNSIEEIPRDEEGEPLYEDFICHKCSPVCYFLKLYPQTIWASSKQDLASQTNTNDSTVMEGGPSDHANIEKHENGALVDQMGGEKTSMENGSIKDIAVPEKANLEDSSGNNCKLGTDVNTMPDGTEKNMPFFMSKGWRNTLCRCLTCTNFYAQRGIAYLVDKEDSIEEYEKIAKQKREKKLEQQEGAETNFLNSLNHVQKIEMLSGINDMKNEFQSFLESFDSSKPVTSEDVRSVFENLAKKKKQRLS, encoded by the exons aTGGCCGACAcggcgcgcgacggcggggaCGCCTTCGCGGACGAGGCGGAGCCCACGGTCACCATCGACGAGTACATCGAGGGCATCGAGGCCGAGGAGCTG GAGGCGGATTTGGTGctgggcggcgacgacggcaagGAGTGCACCTACGCCGGCGGGTACCTCAAGCGCCAGGCTGTCTTCTCCTGCCTCACCTGCGTGCCGGATGGAGTCGCCGGGGTGTGCACCGCCTGCAGCCTCGCCTGCCACGATGGACATGAG aTTGTTGAACTTTGGACAAAGAGAAAGTTTCGTTGTGACTGTGGCAACTCAAAGTTTGGTGGCCACCTCTGCAAGCTCTGCCCTGAGAAAGATTCTGAGAATCCAGAAAATTGTTATAACCATAACTTTAAAGGTTCCTATTGCACATGTGGAAGGCCTTATCCAGATCCAGAAGCTAAGGAGCAAGTTGAAATGATACAATGCTGTATTTGCGAGGACTGGTTTCATGAGGATCATATTGGTCTTAACTCTATTGAAGAG ATACCGCGAGATGAGGAAGGGGAACCACTCTATGAAGATTTCATATGCCATAAATGCTCACCTGTTTGTTATTTCTTGAAGCTGTATCCTCAAACAATTTGGGCTTCTAGTAAGCAGGATTTGGCATCACAAACTAACACAAATGATTCAACTGTGATGGAAGGAGGACCTTCGGATCATGCTAACATTGAGAAACATGAAAATGGTGCTCTTGTTGATCAAATGGGTGGCGAGAAGACCTCCATGGAAAATGGTTCTATAAAAGATATTGCAGTTCCTGAGAAGGCCAATTTGGAGGACAGTTCTGGAAACAACTGCAAGCTAGGAACAGATGTAAATACAATGCCAGATGGCACAGAAAAAAATATGCCCTTTTTCATGTCTAAAGGCTGGAGGAACACACTATGTAGGTGCCTAACATGCACTAACTTCTATGCACAACGAGGTATTGCATATCTTGTTGACAAGGAGGACTCTATTGAGGAGTATGAGAAGATTGCCAAGcagaagagggagaagaagtTGGAACAGCAGGAAGGAGCTGAGACGAACTTTCTAAATTCTCTTAACCATGTTCAGAAGATAGAGATGTTGAGTGGCATTAATGACATGAAGAATGAGTTTCAGTCCTTTCTG GAATCTTTTGACTCGTCAAAACCAGTCACATCAGAAGATGTCCGCTCAGTTTTCGAGAATCTGGCTAAGAAGAAGAAACAGAGGTTATCTTAG